The window CTGATTTCGGTGTTGTTCACTCAGATAGCGATTAATATAATGGTCACCGCAGCGTCCGTGATGACCAGCAGTAAGCACTCTAAATTGATTGAGTAAAACTATTAGTTCGTTAAAATAGTTGATATATTTTTCTGTTGGCACAGATTTCGCTATTTTTATATTTTCTAACATTTTTTTGGTTTGATTTATATATTGAAGATAGTTATTTGTAATGCCTTTTAGAAAATCAAGAATGCTTAGGCTATTTATTATTGTGTTATCAGATACAGCGCTGGTTAGATGATGAAAATTTAGGGCATCATCTTCATGTAATAGTTGCCAGACCGCTGGCATATTTTGATCTGTAGGCTGGTGTCTGTCTGCTTGGTTAATCAATCGCGCTAATTTACCAATACCAGAATCCGCAGTGAAGCGCCGACTCATCTCAAGACGTTGATGAACGTCCTGTAGCGCAGGTATTCGGCATAGATCAGCCAGTACCGCTCCCGCATCGACCGCTGCCAATTGATTGGCATCCCCTAATAGAATAAGCCGTGCATTAGGTTTTATCGCGCTGACCAAATAATTGGCCAACTCTACTCCGAGCATAGACGCTTCATCGATAATGATAATGTCTTCACTGAGCGGATTGTCAGCATGATAGCGAGGCCAACCACCCTGCCCGATACCAAGCAGGCGATGAATGGTCTTCGCCTCTGGCAATTGTATAGACACGCCAGCCTGTTGTATCGCGTTCTGTAACGACTCTTGCATGCGCTGGGCTGCTTTACCCGTTGGCGCAGCTAAGGCTAGATTCGCGCTTGCCGAATTCCCTGTTTTTTCTTTCTTTGTCCCTACTTCTTGAGGTTGTGTCTGCTGTAAAGCAATGACCAACTGGGCAACGGTAAACGTTTTCCCGGTACCTGGACCGCCAGTTATAATACTAAAAGCGGATTGGTTTGCCATATGAATGGCATCTTGTTGCTCAGTGTTCAAAAGTGGATTGAGTGTTGTCGGTAACTTATTAACCTTTTGAGCTTTGATGCGAATAATGTGGTGAGCAAGCGCATACTCAGCCTGCCATGTACGGTGTAGCCATAAGGTTACCTTAGTATGGCTATTATTTGAACTTTGCTCTGAGTGAAAAATAATTGGCCGATTGGGGCTACTTTCACTGCTAGTGTCGTTGGTTTCGAATAGTGGCTGATTGCTTAAAATATCTTTGAGCTTACTTAGGCTATTTTCTTTAGGGCTAGAAGTTGCCGCCATCTGCTGTAAATAGCAATAAAGTTGACTGCATACGCTATACCGCTGCTCTAATATTAGCTTTTCATATTCAGGCAAAGTGGATTGGCGCATTGCGGTATCCCATAACGCCGTATGCTCCATAAGCTCAATGTCAATCACAGCCGACGATGTGCCTTCCAATGCTATGAATAACGGTTGCAACAGTGGTTGTAATAACTGCTGCTGCCAGCCAAAAAGTTCAGCGCCTTTGTCTGATAGATCAACACTGCTTTTTATACCAGTACTGTCGCGCATATAAGTGCTAGGATAATTATCCTCCAGCACTAATACGGTATGCCCCTCTTCCAAACGCTGTACCAGCACCTCAAATATCGCTTCAAATAACCAGTCATACGTCACACTATCTTCATTATACATAGCTTCAGACTCTAGTTGGGCATGATATGCCAACCGTGTCTGCTTGCGGCGCTGTAATAGATACCGGCTGATTGTGGTGGCCCAGCTGCTCCCAACATCGCTCTTAGCATTGTCTTGAACGCTGCTCTGGTGATTGCCTGCCTGCCCCTGTTGAGAGGTGGGTATATTTTTTGCCGAACTGTTTACGTCTTGAGTTATTTTTTCAGCGGTTTCTTTCTCAATGTCATTATTATTGTTCATCATTTATCCATTTATTTTTTTAGCTATATCGATTATGAAAGTTGGCTATCAACGCCATAAGCTAATTTAATTATCTATCAAACCATCACGTTTTACTTGATGTATTAGGCTAGGCGTTGGGCGTACCAAACATCTCATCCAATGCTTGTACCAATGCGAATGGAATTTGCCATTGTATGCGACCATAATTA of the Psychrobacter sp. LV10R520-6 genome contains:
- the recD gene encoding exodeoxyribonuclease V subunit alpha; its protein translation is MNNNNDIEKETAEKITQDVNSSAKNIPTSQQGQAGNHQSSVQDNAKSDVGSSWATTISRYLLQRRKQTRLAYHAQLESEAMYNEDSVTYDWLFEAIFEVLVQRLEEGHTVLVLEDNYPSTYMRDSTGIKSSVDLSDKGAELFGWQQQLLQPLLQPLFIALEGTSSAVIDIELMEHTALWDTAMRQSTLPEYEKLILEQRYSVCSQLYCYLQQMAATSSPKENSLSKLKDILSNQPLFETNDTSSESSPNRPIIFHSEQSSNNSHTKVTLWLHRTWQAEYALAHHIIRIKAQKVNKLPTTLNPLLNTEQQDAIHMANQSAFSIITGGPGTGKTFTVAQLVIALQQTQPQEVGTKKEKTGNSASANLALAAPTGKAAQRMQESLQNAIQQAGVSIQLPEAKTIHRLLGIGQGGWPRYHADNPLSEDIIIIDEASMLGVELANYLVSAIKPNARLILLGDANQLAAVDAGAVLADLCRIPALQDVHQRLEMSRRFTADSGIGKLARLINQADRHQPTDQNMPAVWQLLHEDDALNFHHLTSAVSDNTIINSLSILDFLKGITNNYLQYINQTKKMLENIKIAKSVPTEKYINYFNELIVLLNQFRVLTAGHHGRCGDHYINRYLSEQHRNQLKLPLSKSPWYHGRPVMVLQNNYELGLFNGDVGICLQTEKGRLQVFFENKVQGMATNMLSDEMIATAYAITIHKSQGSEFEHVAIAFDDNNARLLSQELIYTAVTRAKKQVSIFSTASAFTRALSTPTERQTGLSLQFAQLDKTSDSY